In Paenibacillus larvae subsp. larvae, the following proteins share a genomic window:
- a CDS encoding ThuA domain-containing protein: MIRVTVWNENVHEKENPKVREVYPDGLHEAIAKGISNDDFVVRTATLDQPEHGLGGDVLDNTDVLIWWGHKAHDQVRDEIVDRVHRRILDGMGLIVLHSGHFSKIFKKLMGTSCDLKWREVGEKERIWVVDPAHPIAAGLDACLELEQEEMYGEHFDIPVPDELVMISWFEDGEVFRSGCTYHRGNGKIFYFRPGHETFPTYHNKQVLQVIRNGIRWTAQPAGARQAYGLSKPLEDLSHSQK; the protein is encoded by the coding sequence ATGATTCGAGTAACCGTGTGGAACGAAAATGTGCATGAAAAAGAAAATCCGAAGGTGCGGGAAGTGTATCCGGACGGTCTGCACGAAGCCATTGCCAAAGGAATCAGCAATGATGATTTTGTAGTACGGACTGCTACACTAGATCAGCCCGAACACGGTCTTGGCGGGGATGTGCTGGATAATACGGACGTCCTGATCTGGTGGGGGCACAAAGCCCATGACCAGGTCCGGGATGAAATTGTGGACCGGGTTCATCGGCGCATCCTAGATGGTATGGGATTGATCGTACTCCATTCTGGACATTTCTCGAAAATTTTCAAAAAACTGATGGGAACATCCTGCGACCTGAAATGGAGGGAAGTCGGGGAAAAGGAACGTATTTGGGTGGTGGACCCGGCTCATCCGATAGCAGCAGGTCTTGATGCCTGCCTGGAACTGGAACAGGAGGAAATGTACGGGGAGCACTTTGATATTCCGGTTCCGGATGAACTGGTGATGATCAGCTGGTTTGAAGACGGTGAAGTTTTTAGAAGCGGATGTACATATCATCGCGGCAACGGGAAGATTTTTTATTTCCGTCCGGGTCATGAGACTTTCCCGACTTACCACAATAAACAGGTGCTCCAGGTTATCAGGAACGGCATCAGATGGACAGCGCAACCCGCCGGCGCCAGGCAGGCTTACGGCCTTTCGAAACCGTTGGAAGATTTGAGTCATTCGCAAAAATAA
- a CDS encoding glycosyltransferase, with product MTVADILMLIAVICIWSLLLVNVVLIIAGYLYYIESDSKSVPGFTGEAPFVSIMVPAHNEGKVITQTVEALLALDYPHDWYEIIVINDNSSDNSSVLLGNLQDKYPHRNLIVINTDGVTGGKGKSNALNIGFAQSKGELIAIYDADNTPEKQALRYLVGEIMHDSSLGAVIGKFRTRNRNSNLLTSFINIETLSFQWMAQAGRWKLFKLCTIPGTNFIMRRHLVEQIGGWDVKAIAEDTEISFRIYMMGYRIKFQPKAVTWEQEPQTVKVWFKQRTRWAKGNIYVILKNLPLLFNRSASTIRFDILYFLSIYFLLLTSLVMSDLLLILHALGYVYTTIAGFSLLLWVLAIILFVVGTFITIITEKGEMSLSNIWIIMLMYVSYCQLWMVVAAYGFYTYLKDQIFKREVKWYKTERY from the coding sequence ATGACGGTTGCAGATATTCTTATGCTGATTGCGGTTATTTGTATTTGGTCTCTCTTGCTTGTGAATGTGGTCCTGATCATTGCAGGTTACCTTTACTACATTGAAAGTGACAGCAAATCAGTACCGGGATTTACGGGAGAAGCACCTTTCGTCTCGATCATGGTCCCGGCCCACAACGAAGGAAAAGTCATTACCCAGACGGTGGAAGCACTATTGGCTCTGGATTATCCCCATGACTGGTATGAAATTATAGTGATCAACGACAACTCATCGGACAATAGCAGCGTACTGCTCGGTAATTTGCAGGACAAATATCCTCACCGCAACTTGATCGTTATCAATACGGATGGAGTTACAGGCGGCAAGGGCAAGTCCAATGCTTTAAATATCGGGTTTGCACAAAGCAAAGGCGAACTGATTGCCATCTACGATGCGGATAATACACCGGAAAAACAGGCATTGCGGTACCTGGTAGGTGAAATTATGCATGACTCATCACTGGGTGCGGTCATCGGTAAATTCAGGACACGTAACCGCAATAGCAACTTGTTAACGAGTTTTATTAATATTGAAACGTTATCTTTTCAATGGATGGCGCAAGCGGGTCGGTGGAAGCTGTTCAAGCTGTGTACGATTCCGGGGACCAACTTTATCATGCGGCGTCATCTCGTGGAGCAGATTGGAGGTTGGGATGTAAAGGCGATTGCGGAAGATACGGAAATCAGCTTTCGCATTTACATGATGGGATACCGCATTAAATTTCAGCCGAAGGCTGTCACATGGGAACAGGAACCGCAGACCGTCAAGGTTTGGTTCAAACAGCGAACACGGTGGGCAAAAGGAAACATTTATGTAATTTTGAAAAACCTGCCCCTATTGTTTAACCGTTCGGCATCAACCATTCGTTTCGATATTCTTTACTTTTTATCCATCTATTTTTTGCTGCTGACTTCACTGGTAATGTCCGATCTCCTGCTTATACTACATGCTTTGGGTTATGTTTATACAACAATCGCCGGGTTCAGCTTATTATTATGGGTTCTGGCCATTATTCTTTTTGTCGTAGGAACTTTTATAACCATAATAACGGAAAAAGGAGAAATGAGCCTATCAAATATTTGGATTATCATGTTAATGTATGTTTCGTATTGCCAATTATGGATGGTTGTTGCCGCATACGGCTTCTATACTTACCTGAAAGACCAAATATTCAAACGGGAAGTAAAATGGTACAAAACCGAACGTTATTAA
- the asnB gene encoding asparagine synthase (glutamine-hydrolyzing): MCGITGILYFEDREPSLSMLQQMTDVIHHRGPNDSGFWTGNRIGLGFRRLSIIDLAEGHQPLSNEDETVWLVFNGEIYNYKYLRNMLIERGHQFKTHTDSEVIVHLYEEYGEECVKYLRGMFGFVIWDCHKKQLFGARDHFGIKPLYYHTSDKQFVFGSEIKSLLASGHVERRVNNQSLMNYLTFQYVPDPDTMFDDIHKLPPGHYIRVSYDGTKSIHRYWDPMFEPVERSFEDYVEEIRETLRDSVSHHLVSDVERGCFLSSGIDSTAIATLIKEIEPLRTFSVGFEGANNETIISKQTAEAIGTDHYAKIITQKDFMDSLPSAVWHQDEPVADPAAIALYHVAKLASEHVTVVLSGEGADELFGGYRIYHEPMSLRHFDYLPLPLKRFLNRIVRMLPDGMKGKNYLLRGTTPLEERFLGNAKIFSEDLKADVLSLDRELLKTYKNPFQIADQYYTKTKHLDPITRMQYIDMNLWMPGDILMKADKMTMAHSLELRVPFLDTKVFELASRIPAKYRVTNETTKYVFRKAMEGIIPDFILNRPKLGFPVPLRDWLKGSLNQTMLEQIKGSGIHSYINMETVEKMAEAHRNGTQDYARHLWTIYIFGLWHMKYMEEGPALAAANF; encoded by the coding sequence ATGTGTGGCATCACCGGTATATTATATTTTGAAGATAGAGAACCCTCACTCTCCATGCTTCAACAAATGACAGACGTAATTCACCACCGGGGACCTAACGATTCGGGTTTCTGGACGGGGAATCGTATTGGATTGGGCTTTCGCAGATTATCCATTATCGACCTTGCAGAAGGACATCAACCTTTAAGTAATGAAGATGAAACAGTATGGCTTGTATTCAATGGAGAAATCTACAACTATAAATATTTGCGCAATATGCTGATTGAACGAGGACATCAGTTTAAAACGCATACGGATTCGGAAGTCATTGTCCACCTCTATGAGGAATACGGTGAGGAATGCGTCAAGTATTTGCGGGGCATGTTTGGATTTGTCATCTGGGACTGCCATAAAAAACAGCTTTTTGGGGCAAGAGACCACTTTGGCATTAAGCCTTTGTACTATCATACTTCGGACAAGCAGTTTGTATTTGGTTCCGAAATCAAAAGCCTTCTGGCGTCAGGCCATGTGGAGCGCAGGGTAAACAATCAGAGCTTGATGAATTACCTCACCTTCCAATATGTTCCTGACCCGGATACAATGTTCGATGATATCCATAAGCTCCCTCCGGGACATTATATCCGTGTAAGTTATGACGGAACCAAATCTATTCACCGATATTGGGACCCGATGTTTGAACCGGTTGAGCGGTCTTTCGAGGATTATGTGGAGGAAATCCGTGAAACCCTCCGCGATTCTGTCTCCCACCATCTTGTCAGCGATGTGGAGCGGGGTTGTTTCCTGTCCAGCGGAATTGATTCAACAGCAATTGCTACGCTAATCAAAGAAATCGAACCTTTGCGCACCTTCTCGGTTGGCTTTGAGGGAGCAAATAATGAAACCATTATTTCCAAACAGACGGCCGAAGCCATCGGCACCGACCATTATGCAAAGATCATTACCCAAAAAGATTTCATGGATTCGCTCCCGAGTGCCGTTTGGCATCAGGATGAACCTGTTGCGGACCCGGCGGCCATCGCATTGTATCATGTGGCTAAGCTGGCCAGTGAGCATGTAACAGTAGTATTGTCCGGGGAGGGGGCAGACGAGTTGTTCGGCGGATACCGGATTTACCATGAACCGATGTCCCTCCGGCATTTCGACTATCTGCCGCTACCGCTCAAACGGTTTCTGAATCGTATAGTGCGCATGCTGCCTGACGGAATGAAAGGAAAGAATTATCTCCTTCGTGGCACCACCCCTCTGGAAGAACGTTTCCTTGGAAACGCGAAAATCTTCAGTGAGGATTTGAAAGCTGATGTACTTAGTTTAGACCGGGAACTGCTCAAAACATATAAAAACCCTTTCCAGATTGCAGATCAATACTATACCAAAACGAAACATCTGGATCCGATAACCCGGATGCAGTATATCGACATGAATTTGTGGATGCCGGGAGACATTCTTATGAAAGCCGATAAAATGACCATGGCTCATTCCTTAGAACTCCGTGTGCCGTTCCTTGATACCAAAGTGTTCGAGCTGGCCAGCCGCATTCCAGCAAAATACCGGGTTACGAATGAGACGACCAAGTATGTATTCCGTAAAGCGATGGAAGGTATTATTCCGGACTTTATTCTGAACCGTCCAAAGCTAGGATTCCCTGTTCCTCTCCGGGACTGGCTTAAAGGTTCGCTGAACCAGACCATGTTGGAACAAATTAAGGGAAGCGGGATTCATTCATATATCAACATGGAAACTGTGGAAAAAATGGCGGAAGCACACCGCAACGGCACCCAGGATTATGCCCGGCACCTCTGGACCATTTATATTTTTGGATTATGGCATATGAAATACATGGAAGAGGGTCCTGCGTTGGCAGCCGCCAATTTTTGA
- a CDS encoding Cof-type HAD-IIB family hydrolase, with protein sequence MGTYKLVALDMDGTLLTEEKTISKANKEAIFAALDKGVTVIFSTGRGVQSITPYAEELKLETPLVAVNGSEVWSAPHKLHKRTLFQADVIRRLHALALKNDSWYWAYAVDGLFNRDQWTDDLDGQQWLKFGYYTEEEDKLKAIRSEVEKWDLFEVTNSHVCNIELNPKGISKASGVEEVCKMIGADMSQVIAMGDSQNDIAMIRFAGLGVAMGNAQEEVKRIADYVTATNEEDGVARVIEQFVLNA encoded by the coding sequence ATGGGAACTTACAAGCTGGTGGCACTGGATATGGATGGTACTTTGCTGACTGAGGAGAAGACAATCTCCAAGGCGAACAAGGAGGCGATTTTCGCCGCTTTGGACAAAGGGGTGACGGTTATTTTTTCAACAGGGCGAGGAGTGCAAAGCATAACCCCTTATGCCGAGGAATTAAAACTGGAAACACCATTGGTAGCAGTCAACGGAAGTGAGGTATGGAGTGCGCCTCATAAGCTGCATAAACGAACTTTGTTTCAGGCTGATGTTATTAGAAGGTTGCATGCCCTTGCCCTTAAAAACGACAGCTGGTATTGGGCCTACGCTGTAGACGGACTATTCAACCGGGATCAGTGGACGGACGATCTGGACGGGCAGCAGTGGCTTAAATTCGGATATTATACCGAGGAAGAAGATAAACTGAAGGCCATTCGTTCCGAAGTAGAGAAGTGGGATTTATTTGAAGTAACGAATTCCCATGTATGTAATATCGAGCTGAACCCGAAAGGAATCAGCAAGGCAAGTGGCGTTGAAGAGGTTTGCAAGATGATTGGGGCTGATATGTCCCAGGTGATTGCTATGGGGGATAGCCAGAATGACATCGCCATGATCCGTTTTGCCGGATTGGGAGTAGCCATGGGCAATGCCCAGGAGGAAGTTAAGCGGATTGCGGATTATGTAACTGCAACGAACGAGGAAGACGGGGTAGCCCGTGTCATTGAGCAATTTGTGCTAAATGCATAA
- a CDS encoding putative polysaccharide biosynthesis protein has protein sequence MSKKDSLIKGTIILTVAALVARFLGLFQRIPLVYLLGNEGMASYTIAFNLYSTLLIIATAGVPTALSKMISEKMAVGHYQDARKIYRASLWFAVIAGIVMAVMLYILAPFYAEDISRDPHAVLATQAIAPALLLFPLIAIMRGYFQGRQRMMPNGISQVVEQILRLVVGVLLAYLLLNVSLEWGIAGASLGGVAGGVAALAVMIYYTVKIREEDKEELPSIAVQRSDGSISYTKEAGLSDPGITLSYGSILRDLLSLSIPIVIFSMTVTLIYNIDSSTVIPFLTRFTDTPYQEAKELLGILGGQAQSLAGLPIVLAVALSQSIMPIISVAYSQGKMDVVANQTAKVLQLSIISGLPMVLLICTGSRPIDGFIFLFGGSEIGNQFAPSIIALMTASVMFQIIMQTSGAVLMGMGKMPELVQIVAIGIGTKMVSSIMLVKYLGIYGIIAGSALCFVIMSYLNLRVLHKEVKFRIMLKRRWVGLAFSTIIIVAVGMMLEIVTDTYLHLTPWVRFNYGLNAVIICGAVMALYPIMLVVTRVVTWNDVLSFPAPLQKLIHKAARILKRS, from the coding sequence TTGTCAAAAAAAGATTCGCTTATTAAAGGGACTATTATTCTTACTGTTGCTGCACTTGTAGCCCGTTTCCTCGGTTTATTCCAGCGGATTCCCCTGGTCTATTTGTTGGGGAATGAAGGAATGGCCAGTTACACGATTGCATTCAATCTGTATTCGACTCTTCTCATTATTGCAACTGCCGGGGTACCCACTGCGTTAAGCAAGATGATATCCGAGAAGATGGCCGTAGGCCATTATCAGGATGCCAGGAAAATCTACCGGGCATCGCTTTGGTTCGCGGTTATTGCCGGTATTGTGATGGCCGTCATGCTGTACATTCTGGCTCCTTTCTATGCCGAAGATATATCGAGGGATCCTCATGCCGTTCTGGCTACCCAGGCCATTGCACCTGCTCTTCTGCTGTTCCCGCTGATTGCCATAATGCGGGGCTACTTCCAGGGAAGACAGCGAATGATGCCGAATGGTATTTCCCAAGTAGTGGAGCAGATTTTACGCCTTGTCGTAGGAGTTTTGCTCGCTTATCTGCTGCTGAACGTAAGCCTGGAGTGGGGAATTGCCGGGGCTTCACTTGGCGGTGTTGCCGGAGGGGTTGCTGCACTTGCAGTGATGATTTATTATACGGTCAAAATCAGAGAAGAGGACAAGGAAGAACTTCCGTCTATAGCCGTACAGCGTTCCGACGGTTCAATCTCATATACAAAAGAAGCAGGATTGTCTGACCCCGGAATCACGTTAAGCTATGGAAGTATTCTTAGGGATTTGCTCAGTCTGTCAATCCCGATTGTCATTTTCTCTATGACCGTCACGCTTATTTATAACATTGATTCCTCTACTGTTATTCCGTTTCTTACCCGGTTTACCGATACACCGTATCAGGAAGCCAAGGAACTGCTCGGAATTTTGGGTGGCCAGGCGCAGTCACTGGCAGGGCTGCCTATCGTCCTTGCTGTGGCATTAAGCCAGTCCATAATGCCGATAATTTCGGTAGCTTACTCGCAGGGAAAGATGGACGTAGTAGCGAATCAGACAGCTAAAGTGCTTCAGCTCTCCATTATCTCCGGTTTGCCGATGGTCCTGCTGATTTGTACCGGCTCACGCCCAATCGACGGTTTTATTTTCCTGTTCGGGGGTAGTGAAATAGGGAACCAGTTTGCTCCGAGTATCATAGCGTTAATGACTGCCAGTGTCATGTTTCAGATTATTATGCAGACGTCAGGTGCCGTGCTGATGGGCATGGGGAAAATGCCGGAGCTGGTACAGATCGTGGCTATCGGCATCGGAACGAAAATGGTCAGCAGCATAATGCTGGTGAAATATTTGGGGATCTATGGCATTATAGCCGGATCGGCCCTTTGTTTTGTGATCATGTCCTATCTGAATCTGAGAGTCCTGCATAAGGAAGTGAAATTCCGCATTATGCTGAAGCGCCGTTGGGTAGGCCTGGCTTTTTCAACTATTATCATTGTTGCCGTCGGCATGATGCTGGAAATCGTAACAGATACCTACCTGCACCTGACTCCATGGGTCCGTTTCAATTACGGGCTGAATGCGGTTATCATCTGCGGGGCAGTAATGGCCTTGTACCCGATTATGCTGGTGGTTACCCGGGTTGTAACCTGGAACGACGTACTCTCGTTTCCGGCTCCGCTGCAAAAATTGATTCACAAGGCAGCCAGAATATTGAAAAGATCCTAA
- the wsfD gene encoding glycan biosynthesis hexose transferase WsfD, which produces MFQYYNENGATLSLSQSLFIRLAVWINKLVDHQVFDIRVQTAIFTILYTIAVYLFIECITWKTPAKYAYPIALIAIFIFGDTAYTAFFSSFFSESIVLIMMMFMFASGLLLYRNRYNDYFLLAVFVFSGLLLTTSKQQNAPVGTIIAVTGIILIFIRKEKIFRILMASSLVSLLLAGLGTYFLIPKEFVNINKYHAMTRGVMMEAPDPEIALRNFGINRQFAVLDRSIYYDPYTTVDVDSEILEKHFYSQSGFGSILGYYITHPGQAGKMLDMAAKNAFTIRPPAMGNYEKSAGKSFGAQTKFFSGYSMIKQALAPKTFGFVVIWICLVVGLYMPSFISAIKTRHKRHVLRLPLIVTMILIGLSGVMVSIIGAGDADLSKHEFLFTAAFDMVTFAALSDAIRRRLWRNEQGQEPILYPGEETRWRLACSQKK; this is translated from the coding sequence ATTTTTCAATATTATAATGAAAATGGTGCCACTCTATCCTTATCCCAGTCTTTATTTATCCGCCTGGCGGTCTGGATAAATAAGCTGGTTGATCATCAAGTATTCGACATTCGGGTTCAAACGGCCATTTTTACCATCCTTTATACAATTGCCGTGTATTTATTCATTGAGTGCATCACTTGGAAGACTCCTGCAAAATATGCCTATCCTATTGCACTTATCGCCATTTTTATATTTGGGGACACAGCTTATACGGCCTTCTTTAGTTCTTTCTTCAGTGAAAGTATCGTCTTAATCATGATGATGTTCATGTTCGCCTCCGGTTTGCTGCTCTATCGGAACAGATATAATGACTATTTTCTGTTAGCCGTGTTCGTCTTCAGCGGTCTTCTGCTCACAACGAGTAAGCAGCAAAATGCTCCGGTCGGCACCATTATTGCAGTAACAGGAATCATTCTGATTTTTATCCGCAAAGAAAAAATTTTTCGCATATTAATGGCTTCCTCACTTGTTTCCTTGTTGTTGGCCGGTTTAGGAACCTATTTTTTGATTCCAAAAGAGTTTGTGAACATTAATAAATACCATGCAATGACCCGTGGAGTCATGATGGAAGCACCGGACCCTGAAATTGCGCTTAGGAATTTCGGCATAAACAGGCAGTTCGCGGTTTTGGATAGAAGCATTTATTACGATCCCTATACAACAGTGGATGTCGATTCAGAAATACTTGAAAAACATTTCTACAGTCAATCCGGGTTCGGATCGATTCTGGGTTATTACATCACTCATCCGGGACAAGCCGGTAAAATGCTTGACATGGCTGCCAAGAATGCATTTACGATTCGTCCTCCGGCGATGGGCAACTATGAAAAATCGGCAGGAAAATCTTTTGGAGCCCAGACGAAGTTCTTCTCCGGATACAGTATGATAAAACAAGCCCTTGCTCCCAAAACCTTCGGATTTGTTGTCATATGGATATGTCTGGTTGTCGGCCTTTATATGCCATCTTTTATCTCGGCCATTAAAACCAGGCATAAAAGGCATGTCTTGCGGTTACCTCTCATCGTAACCATGATCCTGATAGGACTTTCCGGTGTAATGGTTTCAATTATCGGTGCAGGAGATGCTGATTTGTCTAAGCACGAATTCCTATTTACAGCAGCCTTCGACATGGTTACATTCGCAGCCCTGTCCGATGCTATCCGTCGCCGTTTATGGCGCAATGAACAAGGGCAGGAACCTATTTTATATCCTGGCGAGGAAACAAGGTGGAGATTAGCATGTTCGCAAAAAAAATAA
- a CDS encoding DUF2515 family protein, producing the protein MGTKERSWLNSITDWLLKPPYKWKGLFQGKMEAVASAIKAAPTTTALSPSPEGLSQLTAILMHQLRLKKSFQGQSTSKVGTRKQSLHHHEYDLVEEIRETTVRHNRNNVTRTKAYLQIYRQFPELHWAFLAHMVSRNSGYNMTDLRGDLLPHLLNEKQSKDMFSFLERANWLIFQDAYPQLLLYAYSRKQNRSLFHLLPVFSVSGFMHPVWNLFWQKRDSVLLSQCLIINEQNYIESRIVRNTFYREHVLDTLLFQTQALFQLNQIIFPYRAVNEQGIPLSAGMTNKPVSHLLAGLILEDFSDLTERIEFGKKLYGILFGIPEVFEGATSFAYRFPHTGSRLDYCPQLFSCVNKASPGTPFRERLDQCRLKPESEPFYSPMLEHVWQDQKSEAAGEGDWFQHSDILNRLGTIKPPLFFDMTAEACLRLKKIELAILAAQHFSS; encoded by the coding sequence ATGGGAACGAAAGAGCGGAGTTGGCTGAACTCAATCACAGATTGGCTGCTGAAACCCCCTTATAAATGGAAAGGTTTGTTTCAAGGGAAAATGGAAGCCGTAGCATCTGCGATAAAAGCAGCTCCTACCACCACGGCACTATCTCCTTCTCCTGAAGGTTTGTCGCAGCTTACAGCCATTCTCATGCACCAGCTTCGGCTTAAGAAATCATTCCAGGGACAGAGCACTTCTAAGGTGGGGACAAGGAAACAGTCCCTTCATCATCATGAGTATGATCTGGTTGAAGAGATCAGGGAAACCACGGTTCGTCATAACCGCAATAATGTGACCCGTACAAAGGCCTATCTGCAGATATACCGGCAGTTCCCCGAACTTCACTGGGCTTTTCTTGCCCACATGGTATCCCGGAACAGCGGCTACAACATGACAGACTTGCGGGGTGATCTGCTTCCACACTTACTGAACGAAAAACAGAGCAAAGATATGTTTTCATTTCTGGAACGGGCAAATTGGCTAATTTTTCAAGATGCCTACCCCCAGCTTTTGCTCTATGCTTATAGCCGCAAACAAAACCGATCCTTATTTCATCTGCTTCCTGTTTTTTCCGTATCTGGTTTTATGCATCCCGTTTGGAACCTGTTTTGGCAGAAGCGGGACTCGGTTTTACTCTCCCAATGCCTGATTATTAATGAGCAAAATTATATTGAATCACGAATTGTCAGGAATACTTTTTATCGTGAGCACGTTCTTGATACTTTATTATTCCAGACCCAGGCCTTATTCCAGCTAAACCAGATTATATTCCCTTACCGGGCTGTGAATGAGCAGGGAATCCCCCTTTCTGCCGGCATGACAAATAAACCTGTATCCCATTTATTGGCCGGATTAATCCTGGAAGATTTCTCTGATTTAACAGAACGCATCGAATTCGGCAAAAAGCTCTACGGTATTTTATTCGGCATCCCCGAAGTATTCGAGGGCGCAACGAGCTTTGCATACCGATTCCCGCACACAGGCTCCCGCCTTGACTATTGTCCTCAGCTATTTTCATGCGTGAATAAAGCCTCTCCCGGAACCCCGTTCCGGGAGAGGCTTGATCAATGCAGGCTTAAGCCGGAGTCCGAACCTTTTTACAGTCCGATGCTTGAACATGTCTGGCAGGACCAAAAGTCCGAAGCTGCCGGGGAAGGCGATTGGTTTCAACATAGTGATATTCTAAACAGACTGGGCACAATCAAACCTCCGCTATTCTTTGATATGACGGCGGAAGCCTGTCTCCGGCTAAAAAAGATCGAACTTGCCATTTTGGCGGCCCAGCACTTTTCGTCTTAG
- a CDS encoding DUF2334 domain-containing protein, whose amino-acid sequence MAFLLKDWLHADGQKHTYLIFKEVYPFSDLRRLEQLADKLYDAGIPFIVSIRPVFSNTDYPAMKRYLETLKYVQARNGSILVNAPVVASAISQNDQNLKAQMESFVDVLADNGIAPLGMGVEMYWSYDRKYTADAMGFFNSGILFPNEKLMYKSRSDSSEPFTSSMYSLKMSFLKQFKRSGKALGEFPMNMAITYDFFKDKTQLDQAVQELVDSWITFADYKYGYHEVRTQANTISSRNGSLLINGHNVDLNNSVKSISSDYTYRQEEQKSFTALFNVQNKIFITFILMTLIAFGIFIIIGHRLYKRKYFK is encoded by the coding sequence ATGGCTTTCCTATTAAAGGATTGGCTTCATGCAGACGGGCAGAAACATACCTATCTCATATTCAAAGAAGTCTACCCGTTCTCGGATCTCAGGCGGCTTGAACAATTAGCCGACAAACTTTACGATGCAGGCATACCCTTTATCGTAAGTATCAGGCCTGTATTCAGCAATACGGACTATCCCGCTATGAAACGTTACCTAGAAACGCTTAAATATGTACAGGCCAGAAATGGAAGTATCCTGGTTAACGCTCCTGTTGTAGCATCAGCCATCAGTCAAAATGACCAGAACCTGAAGGCTCAGATGGAGTCTTTTGTGGATGTCCTGGCGGATAACGGGATAGCTCCTTTGGGAATGGGGGTGGAAATGTACTGGTCGTATGACCGGAAATATACCGCTGACGCAATGGGCTTCTTTAACTCAGGAATATTGTTTCCAAATGAGAAGCTGATGTATAAATCCCGCTCAGATTCGTCGGAGCCGTTCACTTCTTCCATGTACAGCTTAAAGATGAGTTTTCTGAAGCAATTCAAACGAAGTGGCAAAGCTCTTGGGGAGTTCCCCATGAATATGGCGATTACGTATGATTTCTTCAAGGACAAAACGCAGCTTGATCAGGCTGTTCAGGAGCTTGTTGATAGCTGGATAACATTTGCCGACTATAAATATGGATATCATGAGGTCCGCACGCAAGCGAATACCATTTCTTCACGCAACGGCAGTCTTCTCATTAATGGTCATAATGTGGATCTGAATAACTCCGTCAAAAGCATCAGCTCCGACTATACTTATAGGCAAGAGGAGCAAAAGAGTTTCACGGCGCTATTTAACGTGCAAAACAAGATCTTTATTACCTTCATTCTTATGACGCTTATTGCATTCGGAATCTTCATCATCATCGGGCATCGGCTGTATAAACGTAAATATTTCAAATAA
- a CDS encoding DUF456 domain-containing protein, whose protein sequence is MSILGWVLIIALFIIGMLGTVYPILPGVLAIYLGFLVYGWFFSFEHLGIWFWVIQTAFALGIIIADYLVSALGVKKFGGSRASVVGSTIGLIIGPFVIPAFGLIIGPFLGAVIGELSQGVPLQTAIKAGAGSVVGFFSSVVVKVLLQTFMIVLFIVWLFI, encoded by the coding sequence GTGAGCATACTGGGCTGGGTGCTAATTATCGCTTTGTTTATCATTGGCATGCTGGGTACGGTGTACCCGATTTTGCCCGGTGTGCTGGCGATTTACTTAGGTTTTTTGGTATACGGATGGTTTTTTAGTTTTGAGCATCTGGGTATATGGTTTTGGGTCATTCAGACCGCCTTTGCCCTTGGAATTATTATTGCGGATTATTTGGTAAGCGCTTTAGGGGTAAAAAAATTCGGCGGGTCCCGGGCTTCTGTTGTCGGAAGTACAATCGGACTGATTATTGGTCCTTTTGTCATTCCTGCTTTCGGATTGATTATCGGTCCGTTTTTGGGGGCAGTGATCGGAGAATTATCTCAAGGGGTGCCCCTTCAGACAGCGATAAAAGCCGGTGCAGGATCTGTTGTTGGTTTTTTCTCCAGTGTGGTAGTCAAAGTACTTTTACAGACTTTCATGATCGTGTTGTTTATCGTGTGGCTATTTATATAA